The proteins below are encoded in one region of Thermosipho atlanticus DSM 15807:
- a CDS encoding 4Fe-4S binding protein yields the protein MTISQIAFLVIFFILLKNQTLFKWLFIFAGGLLLSPFLGRFYCSWICPMDTLFKPIDFVYKKLKIKRFKVTSSTKLKILRYILLFSFISIFIITRIVKIRLNLLLYIVGFSVLITLFFEEEEEEELWHKYLCPYGTLLSLFSMKPLTKLRINEEKCTGCGLCQKDCPTNTIIILDNNKRRIINKECLLCLNCKNVCSVNAISFKK from the coding sequence ATGACTATTTCTCAAATAGCCTTTCTTGTTATTTTTTTCATTTTATTAAAAAATCAAACACTTTTTAAGTGGCTTTTTATTTTTGCGGGTGGTTTACTTCTTTCACCATTTTTAGGAAGATTTTACTGCAGCTGGATATGTCCAATGGATACTTTATTTAAACCTATAGATTTCGTGTATAAAAAGTTGAAAATAAAAAGATTTAAAGTAACTTCATCCACAAAATTAAAAATTTTAAGGTATATATTGCTCTTTTCATTTATAAGTATATTTATAATTACAAGAATTGTTAAAATACGCTTAAACCTTTTATTGTACATTGTTGGTTTTTCTGTGCTAATTACACTATTTTTTGAAGAAGAAGAAGAAGAAGAACTTTGGCATAAATATTTATGTCCATATGGAACACTTTTAAGCTTATTTAGCATGAAACCACTTACAAAATTAAGAATAAATGAAGAAAAATGTACAGGGTGTGGTTTATGCCAAAAGGATTGTCCTACAAATACAATAATTATTCTTGATAATAATAAACGTAGGATCATAAACAAAGAATGCTTGTTATGTCTAAATTGTAAAAATGTATGTTCAGTAAATGCAATTTCTTTTAAAAAGTAA